The Halofilum ochraceum genome window below encodes:
- a CDS encoding OapA family protein encodes MKNKTRIRSDYSTPLDDSSGKRPNLHWGLRWAAFTLGFVVLGVVMAKSQEPVAGSPDSVRAQARDSLQSESLGLPAAADRSSRTEAEARESGVANWQTVTVSRGDTLARLLEDAGIDRRTVHEIATAGDAGRAMTRIHPGDDIDLGFDETGRLVRLDYRKAPDRRIEFSRDGEAFEGQIVKEPLERRLEHASGVIRSSLFQAAADAGLEDRMIMELVRIFGWDIDFVLDIRRGDRFTVIHEAFYKEGDRVRTGDIVAAEFENRGTVHRAVRYTDAQGDTEYFAPDGTSMRKAFLRTPVEFSRISSRFGKRYHPTLGRMRNHHGVDYAARTGTPIRSTGDGRIVQRGRNGGYGNFILIRHGSRYSTAYAHLHRYASGQRVGSRVEQGEVIGYVGSTGRSTGPHLHYEFRVNGDHRDPLTMEFPSVDPIPSEEQDRFRQAIAPLVAQLDTLDRAYAALDE; translated from the coding sequence TTGATGACTCCTCCGGCAAGCGCCCCAATCTCCACTGGGGATTGCGCTGGGCGGCTTTCACGCTGGGTTTCGTGGTCCTCGGCGTAGTCATGGCGAAGTCCCAGGAACCCGTCGCCGGGTCGCCGGATAGCGTCCGCGCGCAGGCGCGGGATTCGCTGCAGAGCGAATCGCTGGGTCTGCCAGCCGCCGCGGATCGGTCCAGCCGGACCGAGGCCGAGGCGCGTGAATCGGGCGTCGCGAACTGGCAAACGGTGACCGTCAGTCGGGGCGATACGCTCGCCCGTCTGCTCGAGGACGCGGGCATCGATCGCCGCACGGTTCACGAGATCGCCACGGCGGGCGACGCCGGACGCGCGATGACGCGTATCCATCCTGGCGATGATATCGACCTCGGGTTCGATGAAACGGGACGTCTTGTCCGCCTCGATTACCGCAAGGCGCCTGACCGCCGGATCGAGTTCAGCCGTGACGGCGAAGCCTTCGAGGGCCAGATCGTGAAGGAACCGCTTGAGCGGCGGCTGGAGCACGCCAGCGGCGTCATCCGGAGCTCGCTGTTTCAGGCCGCCGCGGATGCGGGGCTCGAGGACCGGATGATCATGGAGCTCGTCAGGATTTTCGGCTGGGATATCGACTTCGTACTCGACATCCGCCGCGGCGACCGCTTCACGGTAATCCATGAGGCCTTCTACAAAGAGGGCGACCGGGTCCGGACCGGCGACATCGTCGCGGCCGAATTCGAGAACCGTGGCACGGTCCACCGCGCGGTCCGCTACACGGACGCGCAGGGCGATACCGAGTACTTCGCGCCGGACGGCACTTCCATGCGCAAAGCCTTCCTGCGCACGCCGGTGGAGTTCAGCCGTATCAGTTCGCGGTTCGGCAAACGCTACCATCCGACGCTCGGCCGTATGCGCAATCACCACGGCGTCGATTACGCGGCACGCACCGGCACCCCCATCCGCTCCACCGGTGACGGCCGGATCGTGCAGCGTGGCCGTAATGGCGGATACGGCAACTTCATCCTGATTCGTCACGGCAGCCGCTACAGCACGGCCTATGCACACCTGCACCGGTACGCCAGTGGCCAACGGGTGGGCAGCCGGGTCGAGCAGGGTGAAGTGATCGGCTACGTCGGCAGTACCGGGCGCTCCACCGGACCGCACCTGCACTACGAATTCCGCGTCAACGGCGATCACCGGGATCCCTTGACCATGGAATTCCCGAGCGTCGATCCGATCCCCTCAGAGGAACAGGACCGCTTCCGGCAGGCGATCGCCCCGCTCGTCGCCCAGCTCGACACGCTGGACCGCGCGTACGCCGCGCTCGACGAGTGA